A genome region from Akkermansiaceae bacterium includes the following:
- a CDS encoding patatin-like phospholipase family protein: MFGKILRKLKGDPRPYRRERPLQPAAEKPKLGLALSSGGARGLAHVGVLQVLEENGIEIHAISGSSMGSYVGALWAAGFSGDDLVKLAEEMHDRRQLWKLADPIFPPMQGLFRGLKAKAHLERSLGNLRFEDLERKLLVISADLDTKERLVLRTGKIADAVHASCAMPGIIAPVILNGRRCVDGGVVDPIPVGALRKFTDVDKVIAVSVIPTFEQVDAGMYRGDEDEIPPQSLANRCLSAINRNINFLAKGNIVDTFRQSIRCAQVRIAHDSLKRADIALRPEHFSAPWNDYANFERFIEAGRKVALDHLDDIRALTETRSDEKPDKQMVGERVA; encoded by the coding sequence ATGTTTGGAAAAATCCTCCGCAAGCTCAAAGGCGATCCCCGCCCTTACCGGCGAGAACGCCCGCTGCAGCCTGCCGCCGAGAAGCCGAAGCTCGGCCTCGCCCTCTCGTCCGGCGGTGCGCGCGGGCTCGCCCATGTCGGTGTGCTCCAGGTGCTTGAGGAAAACGGGATCGAGATCCATGCAATCTCCGGCTCCTCGATGGGCTCCTACGTCGGCGCACTCTGGGCGGCCGGCTTTTCCGGCGACGATCTGGTGAAGCTCGCCGAGGAAATGCACGACCGCCGCCAGCTCTGGAAACTCGCCGATCCGATCTTCCCGCCTATGCAGGGACTTTTCCGAGGCCTCAAGGCGAAGGCTCATCTGGAGCGCTCGCTCGGCAATCTGCGCTTCGAGGATCTGGAAAGGAAACTCCTCGTCATCTCCGCCGATCTGGACACCAAGGAGCGCCTCGTCCTCCGCACAGGGAAAATCGCCGATGCGGTGCACGCCTCCTGCGCCATGCCCGGCATCATCGCCCCCGTCATCCTCAACGGACGCCGCTGTGTCGATGGCGGCGTGGTCGATCCCATCCCGGTCGGCGCCCTGCGGAAATTCACGGACGTGGACAAGGTCATCGCCGTTTCCGTGATCCCTACCTTCGAGCAGGTCGATGCCGGCATGTACCGAGGCGATGAGGATGAGATCCCGCCTCAATCGCTTGCAAACCGATGCCTGTCCGCCATCAACCGCAACATCAACTTCCTCGCGAAGGGAAACATCGTGGACACCTTCCGCCAGTCGATCCGCTGCGCCCAGGTGCGCATCGCCCACGATTCCCTGAAGCGAGCCGACATCGCCCTGCGCCCCGAGCATTTCTCCGCGCCATGGAACGACTACGCGAACTTCGAGCGCTTCATCGAGGCCGGCCGCAAGGTCGCACTCGACCACCTGGATGATATCCGCGCCCTCACAGAGACCCGCTCCGATGAAAAACCCGACAAGCAAATGGTGGGCGAACGCGTCGCCTGA
- a CDS encoding helix-hairpin-helix domain-containing protein, whose translation MHPLRHAAAILASSAISWGAPAPLEKLENCTLVKTGWADGDSFLVRTADGKELTVRLYGADCIEYHVTDESDARRLREQRRYFGISGFGGAAEKSIALAKSLGGLAAEEVVRALGKPFTVHTSFADARGDGRYQRIYGFVTTADGEDLASHLVKMGLARAFGVYKQTPLGKSGNEYRAELADLELRAARLGKGAWKKTDWDQLPEERRAQREEEAELEIATGAKREFTGSPVNINSAARDELMRIPGIGEVTANRIIEGRPYDEPADLQKVEGIGARTAERLLGYLDFGKPR comes from the coding sequence GTGCACCCGCTCCGACATGCCGCCGCCATCCTCGCCAGCTCAGCGATCTCTTGGGGCGCACCCGCTCCGCTGGAGAAGCTGGAAAATTGCACGCTGGTAAAGACCGGATGGGCGGACGGCGACAGTTTTCTTGTTAGAACCGCGGATGGGAAAGAGCTGACCGTGCGACTCTACGGCGCGGATTGCATCGAATACCACGTCACGGATGAAAGCGATGCCCGCAGGCTGCGCGAGCAGCGGAGGTATTTCGGCATCTCCGGTTTCGGGGGGGCTGCGGAGAAATCCATCGCGCTTGCCAAAAGCCTCGGCGGGCTGGCAGCGGAGGAAGTGGTTCGGGCTCTCGGGAAACCGTTCACCGTGCACACCTCTTTCGCGGATGCGCGCGGGGACGGGAGATACCAGCGCATCTACGGCTTCGTCACCACCGCCGATGGCGAGGATCTCGCCAGCCATCTCGTCAAGATGGGCCTTGCCCGCGCCTTCGGCGTTTACAAGCAGACACCCCTTGGGAAGTCCGGCAACGAATACCGCGCCGAGCTCGCAGACCTGGAGCTGCGCGCCGCAAGGCTGGGAAAAGGAGCATGGAAGAAGACCGATTGGGATCAGCTCCCGGAGGAAAGGCGGGCACAGCGTGAGGAGGAGGCGGAGCTGGAAATCGCGACCGGGGCGAAGCGGGAATTCACGGGAAGCCCTGTCAACATCAACAGCGCCGCCCGCGACGAACTGATGCGCATCCCCGGCATCGGCGAGGTCACCGCGAACCGCATCATCGAAGGCCGCCCCTACGATGAACCGGCTGACCTGCAAAAGGTCGAGGGCATCGGCGCGAGGACGGCGGAACGGCTTCTGGGCTACCTGGATTTCGGAAAACCCCGGTAG
- a CDS encoding ThuA domain-containing protein, with the protein MKALIPASVLGAITLGLVAYNPATEQPPAGAQEKIAAALPADAFAKPVKPRKLLVFSRTAGFRHASIVTGKLALTEMGKMTGAFETVVSDDLANFEKDNIAGFDAICFLSTTQNPFAPSKEEMKKMSDEEKKAAKQREMTLRDNLMSYVKRGGGFVGIHAATDTFYDWPEYGEMINGYFDGHPWNANKKVSIYVEPGMEKHPLAAMFGGERLEFNEEIYQFKEPYDSSKVEMLLRLDPEKSDKVGGMKRKDSDYGVAWARNWEKGKVFYCSIGHNHEMYWHPKVLAHYLAGIQWAMGDFKAELAEGK; encoded by the coding sequence ATGAAAGCACTGATACCCGCAAGCGTCCTTGGCGCGATCACCCTCGGCCTCGTCGCCTACAATCCGGCCACTGAGCAGCCGCCTGCCGGTGCCCAGGAAAAGATCGCAGCCGCCCTGCCGGCGGATGCATTCGCGAAGCCCGTCAAGCCCCGCAAGCTCCTCGTGTTCTCACGCACCGCAGGCTTCCGCCACGCCTCCATCGTTACCGGTAAGCTGGCTCTCACGGAGATGGGGAAAATGACCGGGGCGTTTGAAACCGTGGTGAGCGACGACCTTGCGAATTTCGAAAAGGACAATATCGCCGGGTTCGATGCGATCTGTTTCCTGAGCACCACGCAAAACCCCTTTGCGCCCTCTAAGGAGGAGATGAAAAAGATGTCCGACGAGGAAAAGAAAGCCGCGAAGCAACGCGAGATGACCCTGCGGGACAACCTTATGTCCTACGTGAAGCGCGGCGGCGGTTTCGTAGGAATCCATGCGGCGACGGACACCTTCTACGACTGGCCGGAGTACGGCGAGATGATCAACGGCTACTTCGACGGGCATCCGTGGAATGCCAACAAGAAGGTGAGCATCTACGTCGAGCCGGGGATGGAGAAACATCCGCTGGCGGCGATGTTCGGCGGGGAGCGGCTTGAGTTCAACGAGGAGATCTATCAGTTCAAGGAGCCCTACGACTCCTCGAAGGTGGAGATGTTGCTCCGCCTCGATCCGGAGAAATCCGACAAGGTCGGCGGGATGAAGCGCAAGGACAGCGACTACGGTGTGGCATGGGCGCGGAACTGGGAGAAGGGCAAGGTTTTCTACTGCTCCATCGGCCACAACCACGAGATGTACTGGCACCCGAAGGTGCTGGCCCACTACCTGGCCGGCATCCAGTGGGCGATGGGGGATTTCAAGGCAGAGCTTGCGGAAGGGAAATAA
- a CDS encoding sulfatase-like hydrolase/transferase has product MSLRALAIFLALSSLQIGAGHTRPNVIILFTDDQGTLDANCYGSTALITPNIDKLAASGVRFTQAYAHTVCCPSRAALLTGRHPQRGGVTDWTQGQMGGAKGINMALAEVTLAEALKAAGYRTGLFGKWHLGAHRDHGPEQQGFDDFFGIRGGFIDNYNHHFLHGNGFHDLYEGTTEVFAPGEYFPELIVSKSLDFIDENRDKPFFLYLALNLPHYPEQALAKFDELYASLEDPALRSYAAMISTTDHYIGRVVDKLDELGLRKDTVIVFMSDNGHSEETFMRIRGDKHTSGLPKGHLYAASGAGNTGKWIGHKATFLEGGIRVPAIISYPGRLPQGKVRDQMMTVMDWFPTVMELCGIKRESGAAALDGHSLLPLIESAAAPSPYGGVLHFAWRGDWAVRDGDWKLISMTPGGLDEPVLSLHNLTGENPEAVDHLKAEPETVARLRALHEAWHKEVSPKK; this is encoded by the coding sequence TCCTGTTCACCGATGACCAAGGCACGCTCGATGCGAACTGCTACGGCTCCACCGCACTCATCACCCCGAATATCGACAAGCTCGCGGCGAGCGGCGTGAGGTTCACCCAAGCTTACGCGCATACGGTGTGCTGTCCGTCTCGCGCGGCCTTGCTGACCGGAAGGCATCCTCAGCGCGGCGGGGTGACAGACTGGACGCAAGGGCAAATGGGGGGAGCCAAGGGCATCAACATGGCGCTGGCGGAAGTGACGCTGGCGGAAGCCCTCAAGGCTGCGGGATACCGCACCGGCCTCTTCGGGAAATGGCATCTGGGCGCCCACCGCGACCACGGGCCGGAGCAGCAGGGCTTCGATGATTTTTTCGGGATACGCGGCGGCTTCATCGACAACTACAATCACCATTTCCTGCATGGCAATGGCTTCCACGATCTCTACGAGGGAACCACGGAGGTGTTCGCGCCGGGCGAGTATTTCCCGGAACTCATTGTAAGTAAGTCCCTGGATTTCATCGATGAAAACCGGGACAAGCCGTTTTTCCTGTACCTCGCACTGAACCTTCCCCATTACCCGGAGCAGGCGCTCGCGAAATTCGATGAGCTTTATGCCTCGCTTGAAGATCCTGCACTGCGTTCCTATGCGGCGATGATCTCCACCACCGACCACTACATCGGTCGGGTTGTGGATAAGCTGGACGAACTGGGGCTTCGCAAGGATACGGTCATCGTCTTCATGAGCGACAACGGTCACTCGGAGGAAACGTTCATGCGGATCAGGGGTGATAAGCACACCAGCGGGCTACCCAAGGGGCACCTTTACGCCGCGAGCGGCGCAGGCAATACGGGAAAATGGATAGGCCACAAGGCGACCTTCCTGGAGGGTGGCATCCGAGTGCCCGCCATCATCAGCTATCCTGGAAGATTGCCGCAAGGAAAGGTGCGCGACCAGATGATGACCGTCATGGACTGGTTTCCCACGGTCATGGAGCTTTGCGGGATCAAGCGCGAATCCGGTGCCGCCGCTCTTGATGGCCACAGCCTCCTGCCGCTGATCGAATCCGCTGCTGCCCCATCGCCCTACGGCGGTGTCCTTCACTTCGCATGGCGCGGCGACTGGGCGGTGCGCGACGGGGATTGGAAGCTGATCTCCATGACCCCGGGGGGTCTCGATGAACCCGTCCTCTCCCTCCACAACCTCACGGGCGAAAACCCGGAGGCGGTGGATCACCTCAAGGCCGAACCGGAGACCGTAGCTCGCCTGCGGGCGCTCCATGAGGCGTGGCATAAGGAGGTTTCCCCGAAGAAGTGA